A stretch of Aedes aegypti strain LVP_AGWG chromosome 2, AaegL5.0 Primary Assembly, whole genome shotgun sequence DNA encodes these proteins:
- the LOC5565247 gene encoding adult-specific cuticular protein ACP-20 produces the protein MEIGSKSPTRIKVLCLILSNISSLKAFQQTSFQVPTIHRRSKMFKIIALVACLAVVASARYYGGDHGHHHEEYHHSHPKYKFEYGVKDGHTHDHKSAWETRDGDVVKGQYTLEEADGTHRVVDYSSDHKGGFQAHVQRNGHAHHPHGESYVKIDQHY, from the exons ATGGAAATTGGATCAAAATCGCCAACTCGTATAAAAGTTCTTTGCTTAATTTTATCGAACATCAGTTCATTAAAAGCATTTCAACAAACATCATTTCAAGTGCCAACCATTCACAGGAGATCTAAAATGTTCAAG ATCATCGCTTTGGTTGCCTGTTTGGCCGTTGTTGCCTCCGCTCGATACTATGGAGGAGATCACGGTCATCATCATGAGGAATATCATCATTCGCATCCGAAGTACAAGTTCGAGTACGGAGTGAAGGATGGACACACCCACGATCACAAGAGTGCCTGGGAAACCCGAGATGGGGATGTTGTGAAGGGTCAGTACACCTTGGAAGAAGCCGATGGGACCCACAGAGTAGTTGACTACAGCTCGGATCACAAAGGAGGATTCCAGGCTCATGTTCAACGCAATGGACATGCCCACCATCCACACGGAGAGAGCTACGTTAAGATCGATCAGCATTACTAA
- the LOC5565248 gene encoding cuticle protein 19 → MFKIIVLLACLAVVVSARYIGGAHAYHLEKHHQLKPKLDYQQEDYHHSHPKYKFRYGVKDGYTHDHKSAWEHRDGDVVKGQYTLDEADGTHRVVDYSSNHKSGFQVHVQRTGHARHPHGESYVKIDQHY, encoded by the exons ATGTTTAAG ATCATCGTTCTGCTTGCCTGTTTGGCCGTTGTTGTCTCTGCTCGGTACATTGGAGGAGCTCATGCTTATCATCTTGAGAAACACCATCAATTGAAGCCGAAGTTGGACTATCAGCAAGAGGATTATCATCACTCACACCCGAAGTACAAATTCAGATACGGCGTTAAGGATGGGTACACTCACGATCACAAGAGCGCCTGGGAACATCGTGATGGAGATGTCGTGAAGGGACAGTATACTCTGGACGAAGCTGATGGAACTCATCGTGTGGTTGATTACAGCTCGAACCACAAGAGCGGATTCCAGGTTCATGTGCAGCGCACTGGACATGCCCGACACCCGCATGGAGAAAGCTATGTTAAGATTGATCAACACTACTAG